The following are encoded together in the Leuconostoc mesenteroides subsp. mesenteroides ATCC 8293 genome:
- the murC gene encoding UDP-N-acetylmuramate--L-alanine ligase, which translates to MSKKYYFIGIKGTGMGPLAQILHDQGNEVLGSDIDTYTYTQAPLEAAGIKILTFDARNIDANQDAIFVRGNAFNNDQIEVARALEIGVTMVSYPEAVQEQISQTTSIAVAGAHGKTSTTGLLAHVLKNIAPTSYLIGDGTGRGVPNSQFFVVEADEYRRHFKDYAPDYAILTNIDFDHPDYYTGIEDVTSAFADFANNVKKAIFAWGDDEHLRSLKPSADVYYYGVNPERDDFVATNIHKSTQGSHFDVVFRGKDLGEFAVPLFGQHGILNALAVIAVSYMEEVDLDLIRQYLLTYQGVKRRFSEKQIADITVIDDYAHHPTEITATLDAARQKYPNKKIIAIFQPHTFSRVIAYKDEFASSLEAADQVYLANIFGSAREQAGTITSKDLGSEISKFGGIIEENDMSLLMPYENAVMVFMGAGDIEKYEFAYEKLLGQLRTDLT; encoded by the coding sequence ATGAGTAAAAAATATTATTTTATTGGCATCAAAGGTACTGGAATGGGACCGTTAGCACAAATTTTGCATGACCAAGGAAATGAGGTGCTTGGTTCAGATATTGATACGTATACATATACGCAAGCTCCATTAGAGGCAGCAGGTATTAAAATATTAACATTTGATGCAAGAAATATAGATGCCAATCAAGATGCTATTTTTGTGAGGGGAAACGCTTTTAATAATGATCAAATTGAAGTGGCTCGGGCATTAGAAATTGGTGTAACCATGGTTTCGTATCCAGAAGCTGTTCAAGAACAAATATCACAAACTACATCCATAGCAGTTGCAGGAGCCCACGGCAAAACGTCCACAACCGGATTACTAGCTCACGTGTTGAAGAATATTGCCCCTACCTCATATCTTATCGGAGATGGTACAGGACGAGGCGTGCCTAACTCACAATTTTTTGTTGTTGAGGCAGATGAATATCGTCGTCATTTTAAAGATTATGCCCCGGATTATGCGATTTTAACAAATATTGATTTTGATCATCCTGATTATTATACTGGCATTGAAGATGTAACGTCTGCATTTGCTGATTTTGCTAATAATGTTAAAAAGGCTATTTTTGCTTGGGGTGATGATGAGCACTTGCGTTCTTTGAAACCCTCAGCAGATGTTTACTACTATGGCGTCAATCCAGAAAGAGATGATTTTGTAGCGACTAACATTCACAAATCAACTCAGGGGTCGCATTTTGACGTTGTTTTTCGTGGTAAAGACTTAGGCGAATTTGCTGTTCCTTTATTTGGGCAACATGGTATTTTAAATGCGTTAGCAGTGATTGCTGTATCTTATATGGAAGAGGTTGACCTTGATTTAATTCGTCAATATTTGCTGACCTATCAGGGGGTTAAACGTCGTTTTAGTGAAAAGCAAATTGCTGATATTACAGTGATTGATGATTATGCTCACCATCCAACAGAAATTACAGCGACATTAGACGCGGCACGCCAAAAGTATCCCAATAAAAAAATTATTGCCATTTTCCAACCGCATACTTTTTCACGCGTAATTGCGTATAAAGACGAATTTGCTAGCAGTTTAGAAGCGGCAGATCAAGTTTATCTAGCCAATATTTTTGGCTCTGCACGAGAACAAGCCGGAACGATTACTTCCAAGGACTTAGGATCTGAAATTAGTAAGTTTGGTGGCATCATTGAAGAAAACGACATGAGTCTGTTAATGCCATATGAAAATGCTGTAATGGTCTTTATGGGCGCTGGTGACATTGAAAAATATGAATTTGCTTATGAAAAGCTACTTGGCCAATTGAGAACAGACTTGACTTAA